The proteins below come from a single Jaculus jaculus isolate mJacJac1 chromosome 12, mJacJac1.mat.Y.cur, whole genome shotgun sequence genomic window:
- the Per1 gene encoding period circadian protein homolog 1 isoform X1 yields the protein MSGPLEGADGGGDPRPAESFCPGGVPSPGPPQHRPCAGPSLADDTDANSNGSSGNESNGHESRGASQRSSHSSSSGNGKDSALLETTESSKSTNSQSPSPPSSSIAYSLLSASSEQDNPSTSGCSSEQSARARTQKELMTALRELKLRLPPERRGKGRSGTLATLQYALACVKQVQANQEYYQQWSLEEGEPCVMDMSTYTLEELEHITSEYTLRNQDTFSVAVSFLTGRIVYISEQAGVLLRCKRDVFRGTRFSELLAPQDVGIFYGSTAPSRLPTWGTGASAGSGPKDFTQEKSVFCRIRGGPDRDSGPRYQPFRLTPYVTKIRVSDGAPAQPCCLLIAERIHSGYEAPRIPPDKRIFTTRHTPSCLFQDVDERAAPLLGYLPQDLLGAPVLLFLHPEDRPLMLAIHKKILQLAGQPFDHSPIRFCARNGEYVTMDTSWAGFVHPWSRKVAFVLGRHKVRTVPLNEDVFTPPAPSPALSLDSDIQELSEQIHRLLLQPVHSSSPTGLCGVGPVTSPGFLHSPVSSSNSNGGDAEGPGPPTPVTFQQICKDVHLVKHQGQQLFIESRVRPPARPRPPAIGPLKAKALPCQPLDPELGAGPSSSHAPLVLAPEDAERKEVSSCSYQQINCLDSILRYLESCNIPGTAKRKCASSSSYTASSASDDDRQRTGPVPVGAKKDPSPAVLSGEGPTPPKEPVVGGTLSPLTLANKAESVVSVTSQCSFSSTIVHVGDKKPPESDIVMMEDLPGLTPGPVPSPAPSPAVAPDPAPDAYRPVGLTKAVLSLHTQKEEQAFLSRFRDLGRLRGLDSSSATPSSPGERGCHHGPAPPGRRHHCRSKAKRSRHHQAPRPEGPCCVSHPAPVPPSGPWPPPPATTPFPAVVQPYPLPVFPTRGGTQPLPPAPTPVPPATFPAPLGTPMVALVLPNYLFPTPSSYAYGVPQAAAEGPPTPAPHSPSPSLPPLPPSPLHRADSPLFNSRCSSPLQLNLLQLEEPPRTDGGAAAGGPGNSAGPPPPSEEAAEPEARLVDVTESSNQDALSGSSDLLELLLQEDSRSGSGSAASGSLGSGLGSGSGSGSHEGGSTSASITRSSQSSHTSKYFGSIDSSETEAGAAQGRAEPGDQVIKYVLQDPIWLLMANADQRVMMTYQVPSRDTASVLKQDRERLRAMQKQQPRFSEDQRRELGAVHSWVRKGQLPRALDVMACVDCGSSAQDPGHSGDPLFSELDGLGLEPMEEGGGGGEGGEDTQIQIGAKVSRSQDSAMEEEEQGSCIPALPATENGTS from the exons ATGAGTGGCCCCCTAGAAGGGGCTGATGGGGGAGGGGACCCCAGGCCCGCAGAATCCTTTTGTCCTGGAGGAGTCCCATCTCCTGGGCCCCCACAGCACCGGCCTTGCGCAGGCCCCAGCCTGGCTGATGACACTGATGCCAACAGCAATGGCTCAAGCGGCAATGAGTCCAATGGGCATGAGTCTCGGGGCGCATCCCAGCGGAGCTCACATAGCTCCTCCTCCGGCAATGGCAAGGACTCTGCCCTGCTGGAGACCACTGAGAGCAGCAAAAG CACAAACTCTCAGAGCCCATCCCCACCCAGCAGTTCCATCGCCTACAGCTTGCTGAGCGCCAGCTCTGAGCAGGACAACCCGTCTACCAGTGGCTGCAG CAGTGAACAGTCAGCCCGGGCGAGGACCCAGAAGGAGCTCATGACAGCACTTCGGGAGCTCAAACTTCGACTGCCACCTGAGCGTCGGGGGAAGGGCCGCTCCGGAACCCTGGCTACACTCCAGTACGCGCTGGCCTGTGTCAAGCAGGTGCAAG CCAACCAGGAGTACTACCAGCAGTGGAGCCTGGAGGAGGGTGAGCCTTGCGTCATGGACATGTCCACCTACACCCTCGAAGAGCTGGAGCACATCACGTCTGAGTACACGCTTCGCAACCAG GACACCTTCTCGGTGGCCGTCTCCTTCCTGACAGGCCGCATCGTGTACATTTCGGAGCAGGCAGGGGTCTTGTTGCGGTGCAAACGGGATGTATTTCGGGGCACCCGCTTCTCAGAGCTTCTGGCTCCCCAGGATGTGGGCATCTTCTATGGTTCCACTGCCCCATCTCGTCTGCCCACCTGGGGCACTGGGGCCTCTGCAG GTTCTGGCCCCAAGGACTTCACCCAGGAGAAATCTGTCTTCTGCCGAATTAG AGGAGGTCCCGACCGGGACTCAGGACCGCGGTACCAGCCCTTCCGCCTGACCCCATATGTGACCAAGATCCGGGTGTCAGATGGGGCCCCTGCACAGCCATGTTGTCTACTCATCGCAGAGCGTATCCACTCGGGTTATGAAG CTCCCCGGATCCCCCCTGACAAGAGAATCTTCACCACAAGGCATACACCCAGCTGCCTCTTCCAGGATGTGGACGAAAG GGCTGCCCCACTGTTGGGCTATCTGCCTCAGGATCTCCTGGGGGCCCCAGTGCTCCTGTTCCTGCATCCGGAAGACCGACCGCTGATGCTGGCCATCCACAAGAAGA TCTTGCAGCTAGCCGGCCAGCCCTTTGATCACTCCCCCATCCGTTTCTGCGCCCGTAATGGGGAGTATGTTACCATGGACACCAGCTGGGCTGGCTTTGTGCACCCCTGGAGCCGCAAGGTGGCCTTCGTTTTGGGCCGCCATAAAGTACGCAC GGTGCCCCTGAATGAGGACGTGTTCACACCCCCGGCTCCCAGTCCAGCCCTGTCCTTGGACTCTGATATCCAGGAGCTCTCAGAGCAGATCCATCGGTTGCTGCTGCAG CCTGTGCACAGCTCCAGTCCCACGGGGCTCTGCGGAGTCGGCCCTGTGACTTCTCCAGGCTTTCTCCATAGTCCTGTGTCTTCGAGCAACAGCAACGGGGGAGATGCTGAGGGGCCTGGGCCTCCCACACCA GTGACTTTCCAGCAGATCTGCAAGGACGTGCACCTGGTGAAGCACCAGGGACAGCAGCTCTTCATCGAGTCCCGGGTGCGCCCTccggcccggccccgcccccCTG CTATAGGCCCACTCAAGGCCAAGGCCCTTCCCTGCCAACCCCTAGACCCAGAGCTGGGGGCGGGCCCTTCCTCCAGCCACGCCCCACTCGTCTTGGCCCCTGAGGACGCTGAGAGGAAAGAGGTCTCCAGCTGCTCCTACCAGCAGATCAACTGCCTAGACAGCATCCTCAG GTACTTGGAGAGCTGCAATATTCCTGGCACCGCCAAGCGAAAGtgtgcctcctcctcttcctacaCTGCCTCGTCAGCCTCTGATGATGACAGGCAGAGGACAGGCCCTGTCCCTGTTGGGGCCAAGAAAG ATCCATCGCCGGCAGTGCTGTCTGGCGAGGGCCCCACTCCTCCGAAGGAGCCAGTGGTGGGAGGCACCCTCAGCCCGCTCACTCTGGCCAATAAGGCGGAGAGCGTGGTGTCTGTCACCAGTCAGTGTAGCTTCAGCTCCACCATCGTCCATGTGGGAGACAAGAAGCCCCCGGAGTCGG ACATCGTCATGATGGAGGACCTGCCTGGCTTAACCCCTGGCCCGgtccccagcccagcccccagccctgcgGTAGCTCCTGACCCCGCCCCAGATGCGTATCGCCCAGTGGGTCTGACGAAGGCTGTGCTGTCCCTGCATACCCAGAAGGAAGAGCAAGCCTTCCTCAGCCGCTTCAGAGACCTTGGCAGGCTGCGTGGACTTGACAGCTCTTCTGCGACTCCCTCAAGCCCTGGCGAGCGAG GCTGCCACCATGGCCCCGCACCGCCTGGCCGTCGACACCACTGCCGATCCAAAGCCAAGCGTTCTCGCCACCACCAGGCCCCCCGGCCTGAGGGCCCCTGCTGTGTGTCTCACCCCGCACCTGTGCCTCCTTCTGGACCCTGGCCTCCCCCACCAGCCACCACCCCCTTCCCAGCGGTGGTCCAACCATACCCCCTCCCAGTGTTCCCCACTCGAGGAGGCACCCAGCCTCTTCCCCCTGCCCCCACACCTGTGCCCCCAGCTACTTTCCCTGCCCCCCTGGGGACCCCAATGGTGGCCTTGGTGCTCCCGAACTATCTGTTCCCTACCCCATCTAGCTATGCGTATGGAGTGCCCCAGGCTGCTGCGGAGGGGCCTCCCACTCCTGCCCCTCACTCCCCATCGCCATCCCTGCCCCCGCTGCCCCCCAGCCCCCTGCACCGCGCAGACTCACCCCTGTTCAACTCAAGATGCAGTTCCCCACTCCAGCTCAACCTGCTCCAGCTTGAGGAGCCCCCCCGCACGGATGGGGGTGCTGCTGCAGGGGGCCCCGGGAACAGTGCTGGGCCCCCGCCTCCCAGTGAGGAAGCCGCTGAGCCAGAGGCCAGACTG GTGGACGTAACTGAGTCCTCTAATCAGGACGCACTTTCGGGCTCCAGTGACCTGCTGGAGCTGTTGCTTCAAGAAGACTCCCGTTCCGGCTCAGGCTCGGCCGCCTCTGGCTCTCTAGGCTCCGGCTTGGGCTCGGGGTCTGGTTCAGGCTCCCATGAAGGGGGCAGCACCTCAGCCAGCATCACCC GCAGCAGTCAGAGCAGCCACACGAGCAAGTACTTTGGCAGCATCGACTCTTCGGAAACTGAAGCTGGGGCTGCTCAGGGCAGGGCTGAGCCTGGGGACCAGGTCATTAAGTACGTGCTCCAGGATCCCATCTGGCTGCTCATGGCCAATGCTGATCAGCGCGTCATGATGACCTACCAGGTGCCCTCCAG GGACACGGCTTCTGTGCTGAAGCAGGACCGGGAGCGGCTCCGAGCCATGCAGAAGCAGCAGCCTCGGTTCTCAGAGGACCAGCGGCGGGAGCTGGGTGCTGTGCATTCCTGGGTCCGGAAGGGCCAGCTGCCTCGGGCCCTTGATGTGATG GCCTGTGTGGACTGCGGCAGCAGCGCCCAAGATCCTGGCCACTCTGGTGACCCACTCTTCTCAGAGCTGGATGGACTGGGTCTAGAGCCCATGGAGgagggtggaggtggtggtgaggGTGGTGAGGACACCCAGATCCAAATTGGGGCCAAGGTCTCACGCTCTCAGGACTCTGCCATGGAGGAAGAAGAACAAGGCTCATGCATTCCAGCCTTACCTGCCACAGAAAATGGCACCAGCTAG
- the Per1 gene encoding period circadian protein homolog 1 isoform X2, translated as MSGPLEGADGGGDPRPAESFCPGGVPSPGPPQHRPCAGPSLADDTDANSNGSSGNESNGHESRGASQRSSHSSSSGNGKDSALLETTESSKSTNSQSPSPPSSSIAYSLLSASSEQDNPSTSGCSSEQSARARTQKELMTALRELKLRLPPERRGKGRSGTLATLQYALACVKQVQANQEYYQQWSLEEGEPCVMDMSTYTLEELEHITSEYTLRNQDTFSVAVSFLTGRIVYISEQAGVLLRCKRDVFRGTRFSELLAPQDVGIFYGSTAPSRLPTWGTGASAGSGPKDFTQEKSVFCRIRGGPDRDSGPRYQPFRLTPYVTKIRVSDGAPAQPCCLLIAERIHSGYEAPRIPPDKRIFTTRHTPSCLFQDVDERAAPLLGYLPQDLLGAPVLLFLHPEDRPLMLAIHKKILQLAGQPFDHSPIRFCARNGEYVTMDTSWAGFVHPWSRKVAFVLGRHKVRTVPLNEDVFTPPAPSPALSLDSDIQELSEQIHRLLLQPVHSSSPTGLCGVGPVTSPGFLHSPVSSSNSNGGDAEGPGPPTPVTFQQICKDVHLVKHQGQQLFIESRVRPPARPRPPAIGPLKAKALPCQPLDPELGAGPSSSHAPLVLAPEDAERKEVSSCSYQQINCLDSILRYLESCNIPGTAKRKCASSSSYTASSASDDDRQRTGPVPVGAKKDIVMMEDLPGLTPGPVPSPAPSPAVAPDPAPDAYRPVGLTKAVLSLHTQKEEQAFLSRFRDLGRLRGLDSSSATPSSPGERGCHHGPAPPGRRHHCRSKAKRSRHHQAPRPEGPCCVSHPAPVPPSGPWPPPPATTPFPAVVQPYPLPVFPTRGGTQPLPPAPTPVPPATFPAPLGTPMVALVLPNYLFPTPSSYAYGVPQAAAEGPPTPAPHSPSPSLPPLPPSPLHRADSPLFNSRCSSPLQLNLLQLEEPPRTDGGAAAGGPGNSAGPPPPSEEAAEPEARLVDVTESSNQDALSGSSDLLELLLQEDSRSGSGSAASGSLGSGLGSGSGSGSHEGGSTSASITRSSQSSHTSKYFGSIDSSETEAGAAQGRAEPGDQVIKYVLQDPIWLLMANADQRVMMTYQVPSRDTASVLKQDRERLRAMQKQQPRFSEDQRRELGAVHSWVRKGQLPRALDVMACVDCGSSAQDPGHSGDPLFSELDGLGLEPMEEGGGGGEGGEDTQIQIGAKVSRSQDSAMEEEEQGSCIPALPATENGTS; from the exons ATGAGTGGCCCCCTAGAAGGGGCTGATGGGGGAGGGGACCCCAGGCCCGCAGAATCCTTTTGTCCTGGAGGAGTCCCATCTCCTGGGCCCCCACAGCACCGGCCTTGCGCAGGCCCCAGCCTGGCTGATGACACTGATGCCAACAGCAATGGCTCAAGCGGCAATGAGTCCAATGGGCATGAGTCTCGGGGCGCATCCCAGCGGAGCTCACATAGCTCCTCCTCCGGCAATGGCAAGGACTCTGCCCTGCTGGAGACCACTGAGAGCAGCAAAAG CACAAACTCTCAGAGCCCATCCCCACCCAGCAGTTCCATCGCCTACAGCTTGCTGAGCGCCAGCTCTGAGCAGGACAACCCGTCTACCAGTGGCTGCAG CAGTGAACAGTCAGCCCGGGCGAGGACCCAGAAGGAGCTCATGACAGCACTTCGGGAGCTCAAACTTCGACTGCCACCTGAGCGTCGGGGGAAGGGCCGCTCCGGAACCCTGGCTACACTCCAGTACGCGCTGGCCTGTGTCAAGCAGGTGCAAG CCAACCAGGAGTACTACCAGCAGTGGAGCCTGGAGGAGGGTGAGCCTTGCGTCATGGACATGTCCACCTACACCCTCGAAGAGCTGGAGCACATCACGTCTGAGTACACGCTTCGCAACCAG GACACCTTCTCGGTGGCCGTCTCCTTCCTGACAGGCCGCATCGTGTACATTTCGGAGCAGGCAGGGGTCTTGTTGCGGTGCAAACGGGATGTATTTCGGGGCACCCGCTTCTCAGAGCTTCTGGCTCCCCAGGATGTGGGCATCTTCTATGGTTCCACTGCCCCATCTCGTCTGCCCACCTGGGGCACTGGGGCCTCTGCAG GTTCTGGCCCCAAGGACTTCACCCAGGAGAAATCTGTCTTCTGCCGAATTAG AGGAGGTCCCGACCGGGACTCAGGACCGCGGTACCAGCCCTTCCGCCTGACCCCATATGTGACCAAGATCCGGGTGTCAGATGGGGCCCCTGCACAGCCATGTTGTCTACTCATCGCAGAGCGTATCCACTCGGGTTATGAAG CTCCCCGGATCCCCCCTGACAAGAGAATCTTCACCACAAGGCATACACCCAGCTGCCTCTTCCAGGATGTGGACGAAAG GGCTGCCCCACTGTTGGGCTATCTGCCTCAGGATCTCCTGGGGGCCCCAGTGCTCCTGTTCCTGCATCCGGAAGACCGACCGCTGATGCTGGCCATCCACAAGAAGA TCTTGCAGCTAGCCGGCCAGCCCTTTGATCACTCCCCCATCCGTTTCTGCGCCCGTAATGGGGAGTATGTTACCATGGACACCAGCTGGGCTGGCTTTGTGCACCCCTGGAGCCGCAAGGTGGCCTTCGTTTTGGGCCGCCATAAAGTACGCAC GGTGCCCCTGAATGAGGACGTGTTCACACCCCCGGCTCCCAGTCCAGCCCTGTCCTTGGACTCTGATATCCAGGAGCTCTCAGAGCAGATCCATCGGTTGCTGCTGCAG CCTGTGCACAGCTCCAGTCCCACGGGGCTCTGCGGAGTCGGCCCTGTGACTTCTCCAGGCTTTCTCCATAGTCCTGTGTCTTCGAGCAACAGCAACGGGGGAGATGCTGAGGGGCCTGGGCCTCCCACACCA GTGACTTTCCAGCAGATCTGCAAGGACGTGCACCTGGTGAAGCACCAGGGACAGCAGCTCTTCATCGAGTCCCGGGTGCGCCCTccggcccggccccgcccccCTG CTATAGGCCCACTCAAGGCCAAGGCCCTTCCCTGCCAACCCCTAGACCCAGAGCTGGGGGCGGGCCCTTCCTCCAGCCACGCCCCACTCGTCTTGGCCCCTGAGGACGCTGAGAGGAAAGAGGTCTCCAGCTGCTCCTACCAGCAGATCAACTGCCTAGACAGCATCCTCAG GTACTTGGAGAGCTGCAATATTCCTGGCACCGCCAAGCGAAAGtgtgcctcctcctcttcctacaCTGCCTCGTCAGCCTCTGATGATGACAGGCAGAGGACAGGCCCTGTCCCTGTTGGGGCCAAGAAAG ACATCGTCATGATGGAGGACCTGCCTGGCTTAACCCCTGGCCCGgtccccagcccagcccccagccctgcgGTAGCTCCTGACCCCGCCCCAGATGCGTATCGCCCAGTGGGTCTGACGAAGGCTGTGCTGTCCCTGCATACCCAGAAGGAAGAGCAAGCCTTCCTCAGCCGCTTCAGAGACCTTGGCAGGCTGCGTGGACTTGACAGCTCTTCTGCGACTCCCTCAAGCCCTGGCGAGCGAG GCTGCCACCATGGCCCCGCACCGCCTGGCCGTCGACACCACTGCCGATCCAAAGCCAAGCGTTCTCGCCACCACCAGGCCCCCCGGCCTGAGGGCCCCTGCTGTGTGTCTCACCCCGCACCTGTGCCTCCTTCTGGACCCTGGCCTCCCCCACCAGCCACCACCCCCTTCCCAGCGGTGGTCCAACCATACCCCCTCCCAGTGTTCCCCACTCGAGGAGGCACCCAGCCTCTTCCCCCTGCCCCCACACCTGTGCCCCCAGCTACTTTCCCTGCCCCCCTGGGGACCCCAATGGTGGCCTTGGTGCTCCCGAACTATCTGTTCCCTACCCCATCTAGCTATGCGTATGGAGTGCCCCAGGCTGCTGCGGAGGGGCCTCCCACTCCTGCCCCTCACTCCCCATCGCCATCCCTGCCCCCGCTGCCCCCCAGCCCCCTGCACCGCGCAGACTCACCCCTGTTCAACTCAAGATGCAGTTCCCCACTCCAGCTCAACCTGCTCCAGCTTGAGGAGCCCCCCCGCACGGATGGGGGTGCTGCTGCAGGGGGCCCCGGGAACAGTGCTGGGCCCCCGCCTCCCAGTGAGGAAGCCGCTGAGCCAGAGGCCAGACTG GTGGACGTAACTGAGTCCTCTAATCAGGACGCACTTTCGGGCTCCAGTGACCTGCTGGAGCTGTTGCTTCAAGAAGACTCCCGTTCCGGCTCAGGCTCGGCCGCCTCTGGCTCTCTAGGCTCCGGCTTGGGCTCGGGGTCTGGTTCAGGCTCCCATGAAGGGGGCAGCACCTCAGCCAGCATCACCC GCAGCAGTCAGAGCAGCCACACGAGCAAGTACTTTGGCAGCATCGACTCTTCGGAAACTGAAGCTGGGGCTGCTCAGGGCAGGGCTGAGCCTGGGGACCAGGTCATTAAGTACGTGCTCCAGGATCCCATCTGGCTGCTCATGGCCAATGCTGATCAGCGCGTCATGATGACCTACCAGGTGCCCTCCAG GGACACGGCTTCTGTGCTGAAGCAGGACCGGGAGCGGCTCCGAGCCATGCAGAAGCAGCAGCCTCGGTTCTCAGAGGACCAGCGGCGGGAGCTGGGTGCTGTGCATTCCTGGGTCCGGAAGGGCCAGCTGCCTCGGGCCCTTGATGTGATG GCCTGTGTGGACTGCGGCAGCAGCGCCCAAGATCCTGGCCACTCTGGTGACCCACTCTTCTCAGAGCTGGATGGACTGGGTCTAGAGCCCATGGAGgagggtggaggtggtggtgaggGTGGTGAGGACACCCAGATCCAAATTGGGGCCAAGGTCTCACGCTCTCAGGACTCTGCCATGGAGGAAGAAGAACAAGGCTCATGCATTCCAGCCTTACCTGCCACAGAAAATGGCACCAGCTAG